A genomic window from Silene latifolia isolate original U9 population chromosome 11, ASM4854445v1, whole genome shotgun sequence includes:
- the LOC141613858 gene encoding uncharacterized protein LOC141613858: MSRRKLKQFLKELEEFEKEFFSKEMEKTIDHISSNLENLEEFEEIYDETHVEESDDTSYENASHGDLNLIPIIGEELVYDFLDSEVKEPYKSPLDRSIDMVLDGGDNQYYFFLNLIHVDTLDGLVISSKHCFASSKLVQGGRWGGKNKKRWHKMIIDYHVDYWALGIVFVAVVNDLLGRYSSFTRSVWNGSNLGIKRLSGFILMRWAVRDAVTQVLELWYFGEIRDQYSFFKLFLRLKLMPFSVASPWVPGYDKEISGFLFAWFLIDSLVSFVLAVNSWVTIVSTRRDGREIIKEGVFGDSIAFILQALIEVYFMVSWLINYLAARCKDASLSGREFGRTELEGVIEGLR, encoded by the exons ATGTCTCGAAGAAAGCTCAAACAATTTTTGAAGGAGTTGGAGGAATTTGAGAAAGAATTTTTTTCGAAGGAAATGGAAAAGACAATTGATCATATTTCATCCAATTTAGAAAACTTGGAAG aatttgaagaaATTTATGATGAAACTCATGTGGAAGAAAGTGATGATACAAGTTATGAGAATGCAAGTCATGGAGATCTTAATCTTATACCAATCATTGGTGAGGAATTAGTATATGATTTTTTGGATTCTGAAGTTAAAGAACCATATAAATCACCACTTGATAGATCCATTGATATGGTGCTAGACGGTGGAGATAATCAATACTATTTCTTCTTGAACTTAATTCATGTGGATACATTGGATGGTCTTGTTATTTCAAGCAAGCATTGTTTTGCTTCTTCTAAACTTGTGCAAGGAGGGAGGTGGGGTGGAAAGAACAAGAAAAGATGGCACAAGATGATCATTGATTACCATGTAG ATTATTGGGCGTTAGGGATTGTTTTCGTTGCGGTCGTTAATGATTTGTTAGGCAGGTATAGTTCTTTTACCAGGAGTGTTTGGAACGGGTCGAATTTGGGGATTAAGAGGTTATCTGGGTTTATTTTGATGAGATGGGCGGTCAGGGATGCAGTCACGCAGGTTTTAGAGTTGTGGTATTTCGGCGAAATTCGTGATCAGTACTCGTTTTTTAAGCTCTTTTTGAGGTTGAAGTTAATGCCTTTTTCTGTGGCGTCCCCTTGGGTTCCTGGCTATGATAAGGAGATTTCCGGGTTTTTGTTTGCGTGGTTTTTGATTGATTCACTTGTTTCTTTTGTTCTTGCGGTGAATTCGTGGGTTACGATTGTGAGCACGAGGCGGGATGGGAGGGAAATTATTAAAGAAGG AGTATTTGGTGATTCGATTGCATTTATATTGCAGGCATTGATCGAAGTCTATTTTATGGTGTCTTGGTTGATAAATTACTTGGCTGCAAGGTGTAAAGATGCTAGTTTGAGTGGAAGAGAGTTCGGCAGGACAGAGTTGGAGGGCGTAATTGAGGGGCTTAGATGA